A region from the Arachis ipaensis cultivar K30076 chromosome B01, Araip1.1, whole genome shotgun sequence genome encodes:
- the LOC107610089 gene encoding uncharacterized protein LOC107610089, whose protein sequence is MPIYAKFMKELLSKKRDWKESETVVLTKECSAIIQKNLLEKLQDPGSFLIPCAIGDTMIQRALYNLGASINLMPLSLMKKLQIDEVKSTHIFLQLGDHSIKYPLGVVEDLLVKVGDFIFPADFVILDMEEDKNASIILGRPFLATARALTNVEKGELVLRVNEEEIVLNVFEALQYPNDSERCMRVDMIEPLIKEAFEVEKLDDVLEPPSEDTLLEIDDSTPHKEKSHTAITQEGAPKLELKPLPPSLKYAFLGEQDIYPVIINSSLKHEEEKALIQVLWSHKLLLDKPLVI, encoded by the coding sequence ATGCCTATTTATGCCAAGTTTATGAAGGAGTTGTTGAGTAAGAAGAGGGATTGGAAAGAAAGTGAGACAGTGGtgctgactaaggaatgtagtgcaatTATCCAGAAAAATCTTCTAGAGAAGTTGcaggatcccgggagctttctcaTTCCTTGTGCCATTGGAGACACCATGATTCAGAGAGCCTTATATAATCTTGGGGCTAGTATTAACCTCATGCCTCTTTCACTGATGAAAAAACTTCAAATTGATGAGGTAAAATCCACTCACATTTTCCTTCAACTTGGTGATCATTCTATTAAGTAtccccttggagttgttgaagaTTTGTTAGTGAAAGTAGGAGATTTCATCTTTCCTGCTGATTTTGTGATATTAGATATGGAAGAGGACAAAAATGCCTCTAtaatccttggaagaccttttttagccacagcaagagctctGACTAATGTAGAAAAAGGCGAATTGGTTCTGAGAGTCAATGAAGAGGAAATTGTCCTCAATGTGTTCGAAGCCTTACAATACCCTAATGACTCCGAAAGGTGCATGAGAGTTGATATGATTGAACCTCTGATTAAAGAGGCATTTGAAGTTGAGAAACTTGATGATGTTCTAGAGCCTCCCTCTGAGGATActttgcttgaaattgatgattcaACACCTCATAAGGAGAAATCCCACACGGCTATCACTCAGGAAGGGGCTCCGAAACTTGAGTTGAAGCCTCTACCTCCATCTTTAAAGTATGCTTTCCTGGGAGAACAAGACATTTATCCAGTGATCATTAACTCTTCTCTAAAACATGAGGAGGAAAAGGCGCTGATTCAAGTACTCTGGAGTCATAAACTGCTATTAGATAAACCATTAGTGAtttaa